A stretch of the Porifericola rhodea genome encodes the following:
- a CDS encoding sugar phosphate isomerase/epimerase family protein → MKTIKGPAVFLAQFMSDEAPFDTFENACKWMAEAGYKGVQVPTFDPRCIDLEKAAESKDYCDELQGKAREAGVEITELSTHLQGQLVAVHPAYDKMYDAFAPEKVHNNPKARQEWAVNQMMMAAKASRNFGFKVHATFSGALVWPYMYPWPQRTPGIVDLAFKELADRWKPILNAFDENGVDVCYEIHPGEDLHDGVTFERFLEATGNHKRANILYDPSHFVLQQLDYIDYIDIYHDFIKMFHVKDAEFNPTGRSGVYGGYQDWIDRPGRFRSLGDGQVDFSTIFSKLTQYDFDGWAVLEWECCMKHPEQGALEGAPFIQDHIIQVTEKAFDDFAGGKSDDETNKKILGLS, encoded by the coding sequence ATGAAAACTATTAAAGGTCCTGCCGTTTTTTTAGCGCAATTTATGAGCGACGAAGCTCCTTTTGATACTTTTGAAAATGCCTGCAAATGGATGGCAGAAGCTGGTTACAAAGGGGTACAGGTGCCTACATTTGACCCTCGTTGCATAGATTTAGAAAAAGCTGCAGAAAGCAAAGACTATTGTGATGAGCTACAGGGCAAAGCACGCGAAGCAGGTGTAGAAATTACTGAGTTATCTACTCACTTACAGGGGCAGCTGGTAGCCGTACATCCTGCTTACGATAAGATGTATGATGCTTTTGCTCCAGAAAAAGTACATAACAACCCTAAAGCGCGCCAGGAGTGGGCAGTAAACCAGATGATGATGGCTGCCAAAGCCAGCCGTAACTTTGGATTTAAAGTACATGCCACTTTTTCTGGTGCTCTGGTTTGGCCATATATGTATCCCTGGCCACAGCGCACGCCTGGTATCGTAGACCTGGCTTTTAAAGAACTTGCCGATCGCTGGAAGCCTATACTTAATGCATTTGATGAAAACGGAGTAGATGTCTGCTACGAGATCCACCCTGGTGAAGATCTACATGATGGCGTTACTTTTGAGCGCTTTTTGGAGGCCACTGGTAACCATAAACGTGCTAATATCCTTTATGATCCAAGCCACTTTGTACTACAGCAGCTGGATTACATAGATTACATTGATATCTATCATGACTTTATCAAAATGTTCCACGTAAAAGACGCGGAATTTAACCCTACCGGAAGATCTGGCGTGTATGGAGGCTATCAGGATTGGATAGACCGTCCTGGACGTTTCCGTTCACTGGGCGATGGTCAGGTAGATTTTAGTACAATATTTAGCAAGCTTACCCAGTATGATTTTGACGGATGGGCAGTATTAGAGTGGGAATGCTGTATGAAGCACCCTGAGCAAGGTGCTTTAGAAGGAGCCCCATTCATCCAGGATCATATTATACAGGTAACAGAGAAAGCTTTTGACGACTTTGCTGGTGGCAAATCCGACGACGAAACCAATAAGAAAATCTTAGGACTATCTTAA
- a CDS encoding DUF4129 domain-containing protein, whose translation MFKNLSAKRFLLLLCMLLSISFCYAQERIPEQVYFFSDSLKQKSTERQLPETFISSFQQDSDFNYSYGFQSSSSLWDQILVWVLQKLKFLFGEVNINFPIDWLLYIFCAFMIIFAVLKLSGVSISGLFQRKTKAAQIEIDNLSEQNIHDINFEAEISEATQKQDFRLAIRLLYIYTLKKLSDQDVINWHPGKTNADYQSEINADSLSSEFRSLSIYYEYAWYGEFPVDATLYQKVQQLHQQIEQHLGVSV comes from the coding sequence ATGTTTAAAAACTTATCTGCCAAACGATTTCTCCTTTTGCTATGCATGCTATTGAGCATAAGTTTCTGCTATGCCCAGGAGCGTATACCCGAACAAGTTTATTTTTTTTCAGATAGCCTTAAACAGAAAAGTACAGAGCGGCAATTGCCAGAGACATTTATTTCGTCTTTTCAGCAGGATAGTGATTTTAACTACAGCTATGGCTTTCAGTCCTCCTCCAGCTTGTGGGATCAAATACTGGTATGGGTGCTACAAAAGCTTAAATTTTTGTTTGGTGAGGTCAATATCAATTTTCCTATAGATTGGCTACTGTACATCTTTTGTGCGTTTATGATCATTTTTGCCGTACTCAAACTCAGTGGGGTAAGCATTAGCGGGCTTTTTCAGAGAAAGACCAAGGCAGCTCAAATAGAAATTGATAATCTGAGTGAGCAGAACATTCATGATATCAATTTTGAGGCGGAAATTTCAGAAGCAACTCAGAAACAAGATTTTCGCCTGGCCATTCGCCTGCTATATATTTATACTCTAAAAAAACTGTCCGATCAGGATGTTATCAATTGGCACCCAGGTAAAACCAATGCAGACTATCAGTCAGAAATTAATGCTGACTCTTTAAGTTCTGAATTCCGAAGTTTAAGCATCTATTACGAATATGCCTGGTATGGTGAGTTTCCGGTAGACGCTACCCTGTATCAGAAAGTCCAACAGCTCCATCAGCAGATAGAGCAGCATTTGGGAGTAAGCGTATGA
- a CDS encoding RDD family protein — MQQISIETTQNVQLQYVLAGIGSRIQAFFIDLLVIIAYGASLLLFFSQTGIAPPTALIVVLSLPPFLYHLLCEVFMDGQSLGKRQMHIKVVKLDGSAPGIGSYLLRWLLRLVDISMMSGAIAILAIAITRNDQRLGDLAAGTTVVKQKAGKPLSVFAVEEDHQPTFNEVLNLQDKDIDIIMRVIHTYRENGQTAPVIATAEKIKQLLQLNSELRPLQFLYTVVRDYKYLTSR, encoded by the coding sequence ATGCAGCAGATAAGTATAGAAACGACCCAAAATGTACAGCTTCAGTACGTTTTAGCAGGAATTGGAAGTCGCATACAAGCTTTTTTTATAGACTTGCTGGTTATCATTGCCTATGGCGCTTCTCTATTGTTATTCTTTAGTCAGACCGGAATAGCACCGCCTACAGCCCTAATTGTAGTACTTAGCTTACCCCCCTTTTTGTATCATTTGCTTTGTGAGGTTTTTATGGATGGCCAGAGCCTGGGTAAAAGACAAATGCATATTAAAGTAGTTAAGCTAGATGGTTCTGCCCCCGGTATTGGGTCTTATCTCCTTCGCTGGTTGCTACGCCTGGTTGATATCAGTATGATGAGTGGTGCCATTGCTATACTGGCTATTGCTATTACCCGTAATGACCAACGCCTGGGAGACCTGGCTGCTGGAACTACTGTGGTGAAGCAGAAAGCAGGGAAACCTCTTTCCGTTTTTGCGGTAGAAGAAGACCATCAGCCTACGTTTAACGAAGTACTCAACCTTCAGGACAAAGACATTGACATTATCATGCGCGTAATTCATACTTATAGAGAAAACGGGCAAACAGCTCCTGTAATAGCTACGGCTGAAAAAATTAAGCAGCTTTTACAGCTAAATAGTGAACTCCGTCCCCTTCAGTTTCTCTATACAGTTGTTAGGGATTACAAATACTTGACTTCCAGGTAG
- a CDS encoding NUDIX hydrolase has translation MQISEGLKRVATLCVLKHEQNFLLLKRLKEPNKNQYTPVGGKLDPYESPKQAAIRETFEESGVRVPDMKYCGLLTESSPKKYNWVSYVYLAEIDFITPPRCNEGELAWVNFAEVLKVPTPKTDWYIYKYILEKQAFAFSAIYDDKLTLLEMKEEIKDELVYALS, from the coding sequence ATGCAAATATCCGAAGGTTTAAAAAGGGTAGCTACCCTTTGCGTGCTGAAGCACGAGCAAAATTTTTTATTATTAAAGCGCTTAAAAGAACCGAATAAAAATCAGTATACTCCGGTAGGAGGCAAACTTGACCCTTATGAAAGCCCAAAACAGGCTGCAATACGAGAAACTTTTGAAGAAAGCGGGGTGCGTGTACCTGATATGAAATACTGCGGGTTGCTTACAGAAAGTTCTCCAAAAAAATACAACTGGGTAAGCTATGTATACTTGGCAGAAATAGACTTTATTACACCCCCACGCTGTAATGAAGGAGAGTTAGCCTGGGTCAATTTTGCTGAGGTTTTGAAAGTCCCTACCCCCAAAACGGACTGGTATATATACAAATATATACTGGAGAAACAGGCTTTTGCCTTTAGTGCAATATATGACGATAAGCTCACACTTCTGGAAATGAAAGAAGAAATAAAGGATGAGCTTGTTTATGCTCTAAGCTGA
- a CDS encoding high-potential iron-sulfur protein has protein sequence MERMSRKSFIKKAGFWSLGAMSGSVLLSGCGGSTNNDSGEPTNAEDADRLSPAEESTIENAPNAQAEVDCSEYNQDLTEADINMRQSLEYVPETPNEEQRCSNCRFWQPEKFEGDCGGCQLLAKGAVNPNGWCRSWVTQQT, from the coding sequence ATGGAGAGAATGAGTCGTAAATCGTTTATCAAAAAAGCCGGTTTTTGGAGCTTGGGTGCAATGAGCGGATCGGTGCTGCTGAGCGGCTGCGGAGGTAGTACTAATAATGACAGTGGAGAGCCTACTAATGCTGAAGATGCAGATAGGCTATCTCCTGCTGAAGAAAGTACTATAGAAAACGCTCCCAATGCTCAGGCTGAGGTTGACTGTAGCGAATACAATCAGGACTTGACCGAAGCAGATATTAATATGCGCCAAAGCCTGGAGTATGTGCCCGAAACACCTAATGAAGAACAGAGATGCTCTAACTGTCGCTTCTGGCAGCCCGAGAAATTTGAGGGTGACTGTGGCGGATGCCAACTGCTGGCAAAAGGAGCAGTGAACCCTAATGGCTGGTGCCGCTCCTGGGTAACCCAGCAAACATAA
- a CDS encoding DUF58 domain-containing protein: protein MKFIRSLYLQQRLFLSLAVLVLLFVLAFSFGSLLGIAKVCFMVWLLLIFADALLLYNTKKGIGGHRLCPDRLSNGDDNTIKIELKNHYSYAAHLDIIDEIPEQFQKRDFSLSKKLKSGEHETISYKLRPARRGEYSFGALNVFVSTQLGFLSRRFRFSQDKSVPVYPSFIQMRRYELMAISSKLTELGIKRMRRLGHNREFEQIKEYVAGDDFRTINWKATARRGGLMVNKYQDERSQQVYAVIDKGRTMKMPFEQMSLLDYAINASLVISNIAIRKEDKAGLLTFQHKVQKLVPAAKRSNQMHQILEALYAEKTAYKEANYEALYVHVKRQIRQRSLLLLFTNFESLSSLERQLPYLRRLAAIHVLVVIFFKNTELYQLLHRPVNNIQDVYQKTVAEKFALEKNAMVDTLQKHGIQSVLTTPKQLSVDTINKYLELKARGAI from the coding sequence GTGAAGTTTATCCGTTCTCTATATCTTCAGCAACGCTTATTTTTAAGCCTGGCAGTACTAGTGCTGCTTTTTGTGCTTGCTTTCAGCTTTGGATCGCTGTTGGGTATCGCCAAAGTCTGTTTTATGGTATGGTTGCTGCTAATTTTTGCTGATGCACTTTTACTATACAATACCAAAAAGGGTATTGGCGGCCATAGGCTTTGTCCTGATCGTTTGTCTAATGGTGATGATAACACAATTAAAATTGAGTTAAAAAATCATTATTCATATGCTGCTCATTTAGACATTATCGATGAAATACCTGAGCAGTTTCAGAAGAGAGATTTTAGCCTTTCTAAAAAGCTAAAGTCAGGAGAGCATGAAACCATCAGCTACAAGTTGCGGCCTGCCAGAAGAGGAGAGTATAGCTTTGGGGCGCTCAATGTATTTGTATCCACTCAGCTAGGATTTCTTTCTCGCCGCTTTCGTTTTTCTCAGGATAAAAGTGTTCCTGTCTACCCTTCTTTTATACAAATGAGGCGCTACGAGCTTATGGCAATTTCCAGTAAGCTTACCGAATTAGGCATTAAGCGCATGCGCAGACTAGGGCACAATCGTGAGTTTGAACAGATTAAAGAATATGTAGCAGGAGATGATTTTCGTACCATCAATTGGAAAGCTACTGCCCGCCGTGGAGGACTAATGGTAAACAAGTATCAGGATGAAAGATCACAACAGGTATATGCCGTGATAGATAAAGGCAGAACCATGAAGATGCCTTTTGAGCAGATGAGCCTGCTGGACTATGCCATAAATGCGAGTTTGGTCATTAGTAACATTGCTATCCGGAAAGAAGACAAAGCGGGCTTACTTACTTTTCAGCACAAAGTGCAGAAGCTGGTACCGGCTGCAAAAAGAAGTAACCAGATGCACCAGATATTGGAGGCTCTTTATGCGGAAAAAACTGCTTACAAAGAAGCTAACTATGAGGCTTTGTACGTGCATGTAAAGCGACAAATCAGGCAAAGGAGTTTGCTTTTGCTATTTACTAATTTCGAATCACTATCTTCATTGGAGAGGCAACTCCCCTATCTGCGCCGTCTGGCAGCCATCCATGTACTGGTCGTTATCTTTTTTAAAAATACAGAGCTGTATCAGTTGCTACATCGTCCGGTCAATAATATTCAGGATGTATACCAAAAAACAGTAGCAGAAAAATTCGCTCTGGAGAAAAATGCTATGGTAGATACACTACAGAAACATGGTATTCAAAGTGTGCTAACTACGCCTAAACAGCTTTCTGTAGATACTATCAATAAATACCTGGAGTTAAAAGCCAGGGGTGCCATTTAA
- a CDS encoding methyltransferase: protein MKLTSVPENLLERLALWLGIAPTPISDTHVAFMMARTIMVGAKLGIFEALAQQSASAAHVAQRCGSDTEATKKLLNSLVHLGYLSQEANKDYSLTKLSRKWMLKSSKHSIYDKMMLQFVEWKLVEHYEDYVRHGQPAEMHQVLSDDEWNTYQKGMRAVARVSAWEVAKRTPVPKGASQLLDIGGSHGYYSASLCKKHAQLNATILDLPEAIKYASPLLAEEQMGNRVQYQAGNVLTTDLGQSQYDVIFISSLLHHFDAETNIELASRIYEALKPGGHFIIQDYVRDERVRKGDHLALLDLYFAATSRSGTWSVKEMAGWQKQAGFKASKTIWLRSIPRHAQVVGKK from the coding sequence ATGAAACTAACCTCTGTTCCTGAAAATTTACTAGAACGCCTGGCGCTATGGCTGGGTATAGCTCCTACACCCATCAGTGATACGCATGTAGCCTTTATGATGGCGCGGACCATTATGGTAGGTGCCAAACTTGGCATTTTTGAGGCACTTGCTCAGCAATCTGCTTCGGCCGCTCATGTAGCTCAGCGATGTGGCTCAGATACAGAGGCCACTAAAAAGTTACTAAACTCTCTGGTCCATCTGGGTTACTTAAGCCAGGAAGCAAACAAAGATTACAGCCTTACCAAACTCTCACGTAAGTGGATGCTCAAGAGCAGCAAGCATTCTATTTATGATAAAATGATGCTCCAGTTTGTAGAATGGAAGCTGGTAGAGCATTACGAAGACTACGTGCGCCATGGACAGCCCGCTGAAATGCATCAGGTTTTAAGTGATGATGAGTGGAACACCTACCAGAAAGGGATGCGTGCGGTCGCCAGAGTTTCTGCCTGGGAGGTGGCCAAACGCACACCTGTTCCAAAAGGCGCAAGCCAACTTCTGGATATTGGAGGTTCACATGGATATTACTCTGCAAGCCTTTGTAAAAAACATGCTCAACTTAATGCTACCATACTGGACTTACCCGAAGCTATAAAGTATGCCAGCCCTCTTTTGGCAGAAGAGCAAATGGGCAATAGAGTACAATACCAGGCAGGTAATGTGCTAACAACCGATTTAGGTCAGTCGCAATATGATGTTATCTTTATTTCCAGCCTGTTGCATCACTTTGATGCAGAAACCAATATAGAGTTAGCAAGTCGTATTTATGAGGCATTAAAACCCGGAGGCCATTTTATCATTCAGGATTATGTGCGAGATGAGCGTGTGCGTAAGGGTGACCACCTTGCCTTATTGGACCTTTACTTTGCTGCCACCAGCCGCTCCGGTACCTGGTCAGTGAAAGAAATGGCTGGCTGGCAAAAGCAGGCAGGTTTTAAAGCCAGCAAAACTATCTGGCTACGTTCTATACCCCGGCATGCTCAGGTGGTAGGCAAAAAGTGA
- a CDS encoding AAA family ATPase, with translation MEAKEEQSFQNRVDLSQLAESVEQIRKNIGSWIVGQERMVDLIITAILADGHVLLEGVPGVAKTLTAKLVAKTVSVGFSRIQFTPDLMPSDVLGTSVFNAKTTEFEYRKGPVFSNIILVDEINRAPAKTQASLFEVMEERQITTDLQTFQMEEPFLVLATQNPIEQEGTYRLPEAQLDRFLFKIEVDYPSLEEETMMLERFHRRHHRQDLSEVASVISAEQLKQYREKIGNIHIEDHLIRYIAAIVNESRQTKALYLGASPRASLAIMATAKAYAAIHGRDFVTPEDIKSMAAPVMVHRVILTPEAEMEGLKVNTVLKQMVDKVEVPR, from the coding sequence ATGGAAGCTAAGGAAGAACAGTCATTTCAGAACCGGGTAGACCTCAGTCAGCTGGCGGAAAGTGTTGAACAAATCCGAAAAAACATTGGCAGCTGGATTGTGGGGCAAGAGCGAATGGTAGATCTGATTATTACAGCAATATTAGCAGACGGCCATGTGCTGTTAGAGGGTGTACCGGGCGTTGCCAAAACCCTAACGGCCAAGCTAGTTGCCAAAACTGTATCTGTAGGCTTTTCTCGTATACAGTTTACGCCCGACCTTATGCCTTCAGATGTATTGGGTACCTCTGTTTTTAATGCTAAAACAACGGAGTTTGAATACAGAAAAGGACCTGTTTTTTCTAATATTATACTGGTAGATGAGATTAACCGTGCGCCAGCCAAAACTCAGGCGTCGCTTTTTGAGGTGATGGAAGAAAGGCAGATTACTACCGATTTACAGACCTTTCAGATGGAGGAGCCCTTTCTGGTACTGGCTACCCAGAACCCCATTGAGCAGGAAGGTACCTACCGCCTTCCAGAAGCCCAGCTAGACCGCTTCCTTTTTAAGATAGAAGTAGATTACCCCTCTTTAGAAGAAGAAACCATGATGCTGGAGAGGTTTCACCGTAGGCATCATCGGCAGGATCTATCAGAAGTAGCATCTGTCATTAGTGCGGAGCAGCTAAAGCAGTATCGTGAGAAGATTGGTAATATCCATATAGAAGACCACCTTATTCGTTATATAGCAGCTATCGTTAATGAGAGCCGCCAGACCAAAGCTTTGTATCTTGGTGCTTCTCCTCGTGCATCTCTAGCCATTATGGCCACCGCAAAAGCATATGCTGCTATTCATGGCCGAGACTTTGTTACCCCCGAAGATATTAAGTCAATGGCAGCACCGGTAATGGTACATAGGGTTATCTTAACTCCAGAGGCAGAAATGGAAGGACTTAAGGTCAATACTGTACTTAAACAAATGGTCGATAAGGTAGAAGTACCCAGATAG
- a CDS encoding 3-keto-disaccharide hydrolase, with protein MKMNGWPLGLLMMALLAVSCGPSGQSENEEGNAQTAEPTAENTSEWEEITSPDNWRNYRADSISSKWQMQDGALVLTGKGGGDIITKKQYDDFELELEWKISEGGNSGLFFNVVEADSLGAVYHTGPEYQLLDNERHPDAQYRKHRSGDNYDVQQSTKETVKPAGEWNTTRLIVKGNQVEHYLNGEKVVEYELHSQAWADSVANSKFAEFPAYGTADKGHIALQDHGDKVSFRNIRIREL; from the coding sequence ATGAAAATGAATGGATGGCCTCTTGGCCTACTGATGATGGCTCTTCTAGCCGTATCTTGTGGTCCTTCCGGACAAAGCGAAAACGAAGAAGGAAATGCACAAACTGCTGAACCTACAGCAGAAAACACCAGTGAGTGGGAAGAAATTACCTCTCCTGACAACTGGAGAAACTATCGCGCTGATAGTATTTCTTCTAAGTGGCAAATGCAAGATGGTGCCCTGGTACTTACCGGAAAGGGTGGAGGAGATATCATTACCAAAAAACAGTACGATGATTTTGAACTGGAGCTGGAGTGGAAAATTTCTGAAGGAGGAAACAGCGGCCTGTTTTTCAATGTAGTAGAAGCTGACTCTCTTGGCGCTGTATACCATACCGGTCCGGAGTACCAACTTCTAGACAATGAGCGCCATCCTGATGCTCAGTACCGTAAGCACCGTTCTGGTGACAATTATGACGTGCAACAGTCTACAAAAGAGACTGTAAAACCTGCAGGTGAGTGGAATACTACTCGCCTGATTGTAAAGGGTAACCAGGTTGAGCATTACCTGAATGGAGAAAAAGTAGTGGAATACGAACTACACTCTCAGGCCTGGGCAGACTCAGTAGCCAACAGCAAGTTTGCTGAGTTTCCTGCTTATGGTACTGCCGATAAAGGTCATATAGCTTTACAAGATCATGGCGATAAGGTTTCTTTCCGCAACATACGCATACGTGAGCTATAA
- a CDS encoding stage II sporulation protein M, translating into MREAAFVKQNEKKWEALSQAITSGKSTLKPDELADYFIQLTDDLGYAKTHYPQSNTTAYLNNLTASVHQAIYRNKKEDRNRFIHFWKKELPEVLYASRAQILYSFVIFVMACLIGAVSAAHDDTFVRLILGDSYVNMTLQNIANADPMAVYKSMGRGDMFFAITVNNIKVSFMAFAAGILLSVGTGFVLLQNGIMLGAFQYFFYQKGVLLPSFLTIWIHGTIEIASIIIAGAAGLVMGNSILFPATYPRMESFKKGAKKGMKIVIGLVPLFIIAGFLESFVTRLTHWPWPLRLAIILLSAFFVIYYFVIYPAKLQQHANPKN; encoded by the coding sequence ATGAGAGAGGCAGCTTTTGTCAAACAGAACGAAAAAAAGTGGGAAGCCTTAAGCCAGGCAATTACTTCCGGCAAAAGTACCCTTAAGCCTGACGAGCTTGCAGACTATTTTATCCAATTGACTGATGATCTGGGATACGCAAAAACGCATTATCCTCAGAGCAATACTACAGCCTACCTTAACAACCTGACAGCCAGTGTGCATCAGGCTATTTACAGAAACAAAAAGGAAGACCGGAATCGCTTCATCCATTTCTGGAAGAAAGAATTACCAGAAGTACTGTACGCATCACGTGCTCAGATTCTTTACTCTTTCGTCATTTTTGTAATGGCTTGTCTGATAGGAGCAGTTTCGGCGGCACATGACGATACTTTTGTCCGCCTTATTCTGGGAGACAGTTATGTAAACATGACTTTACAAAACATAGCTAATGCTGACCCTATGGCGGTGTACAAAAGTATGGGGCGTGGCGATATGTTTTTTGCGATAACCGTAAACAATATTAAAGTCTCGTTTATGGCATTTGCAGCGGGTATTCTGCTTTCGGTCGGTACAGGCTTTGTGCTTTTACAGAATGGAATTATGCTGGGAGCTTTTCAGTATTTTTTTTACCAGAAAGGTGTATTGCTTCCCTCCTTCCTTACTATCTGGATACATGGTACTATAGAAATAGCCTCAATAATAATTGCAGGAGCTGCCGGCCTGGTTATGGGAAATAGTATTTTGTTTCCTGCTACTTACCCCCGTATGGAATCATTTAAAAAAGGTGCCAAAAAAGGAATGAAGATCGTGATAGGCCTGGTGCCACTCTTTATTATTGCAGGATTTCTGGAGTCTTTTGTAACGCGCCTTACGCATTGGCCCTGGCCGCTCAGGTTAGCCATCATACTACTATCTGCTTTCTTTGTAATCTATTATTTTGTGATATACCCCGCTAAACTGCAACAACATGCAAACCCAAAAAATTAA
- a CDS encoding Gfo/Idh/MocA family protein, translating to MQKINIGVAGLGFIGPAHIEALRRIPNLHIAAVSDFNKEIAQTKAAALGIEHAYGSFEELLQHDGIQCIHICTPNHLHYEMAKKALEAGKHVVCEKPLATTVAQAEELVELAQQKGLVNAVHFNLRFYPLVRQMKSMRESGELGEIYSVIGTYLQDWLFYATDYNWRLEPEMSGDSRAIADIGSHLLDLVEYISGLEISEVMSDFSTVHKTRKKPLKAVETYSGKMLKPEDYQDVPIHTEDYATVMLRFTNGTKGVVTVSQVAAGRKNRINLEFAGSEQSMQWCSESPNELWIGKRDTANQSLLRDPALVNQDAAQIISFPGGHNEGFPDTSKQMFKKVYAAIEAGKHEEDEYPTFAHGLRELRLCDAIVDSDKKQAWVKL from the coding sequence ATGCAAAAAATTAACATTGGCGTAGCCGGACTAGGTTTTATTGGTCCAGCTCATATAGAAGCGCTACGCAGAATCCCTAACCTACACATTGCCGCTGTCAGCGACTTTAACAAAGAAATAGCTCAAACTAAAGCTGCTGCTTTAGGCATAGAGCATGCGTATGGTAGCTTTGAGGAGCTTTTACAGCACGATGGCATTCAGTGCATTCATATCTGTACACCTAACCATCTTCATTACGAAATGGCTAAAAAAGCGCTGGAAGCTGGCAAGCATGTAGTTTGCGAAAAGCCTTTAGCAACTACCGTAGCCCAGGCAGAAGAATTGGTAGAACTGGCTCAACAAAAGGGGCTGGTAAATGCTGTACACTTTAACCTTCGCTTTTACCCGCTGGTAAGGCAAATGAAAAGCATGCGCGAAAGCGGCGAGTTGGGAGAAATCTATTCTGTCATTGGTACTTACCTTCAGGATTGGCTTTTCTACGCTACCGATTATAACTGGCGCCTGGAGCCTGAAATGTCGGGCGACTCTCGTGCTATTGCCGACATTGGCTCTCACCTGCTCGACCTGGTAGAGTATATCTCCGGCCTGGAAATTTCTGAAGTGATGTCTGACTTTAGCACCGTACATAAAACTCGCAAAAAACCTCTAAAGGCGGTAGAAACTTATTCTGGTAAAATGCTAAAGCCAGAAGATTATCAGGATGTACCTATTCATACTGAAGATTATGCTACGGTAATGCTACGTTTTACTAATGGTACTAAGGGCGTGGTAACGGTAAGCCAGGTAGCTGCGGGTAGAAAAAACCGTATCAACCTAGAATTTGCTGGCTCTGAGCAATCTATGCAATGGTGCTCTGAATCTCCGAACGAACTTTGGATAGGTAAGCGTGATACTGCTAACCAGTCTTTATTGAGAGATCCAGCCCTGGTTAATCAGGATGCGGCTCAAATCATCTCATTCCCTGGCGGACACAATGAAGGTTTTCCGGATACCTCTAAGCAAATGTTTAAGAAGGTATATGCCGCTATAGAAGCTGGTAAGCATGAAGAGGATGAATATCCTACTTTTGCACACGGTTTACGTGAGCTCCGCTTATGCGATGCTATTGTAGACAGTGATAAAAAGCAGGCTTGGGTAAAGCTCTAA